Genomic DNA from Salvia miltiorrhiza cultivar Shanhuang (shh) chromosome 1, IMPLAD_Smil_shh, whole genome shotgun sequence:
CGATTTACccctcaaacaaaaaaaaattatagatctgcACCTACTGATAGATTAgcaatcttttatttattttaattccagttagttttattttatttaaattgttttcCTCGGAGAAAGAAGAATAATTTGGAAGCTTTTTCATGACAGCTAACCAAGAAACATGAAAGAACGAACaatattgattttatttttttatgaacctAATCTTCTACCATTTGAATATTCTGATTATAAATATTTGTGCTATTGCAGGTTCGAAACACGTATAAAAAAATGGAGATGGAGGAGTGCCAAGTTTCTGTGACGCGATTTAGTGGCACTCCGAATGGCAGTCAATATTTAAAGGCTATTAGGCTGAATGGTGACGAGGTCTATGATTTCTTTATTGACATGTCATTTATGGGCGAATTAGAATATGAAAATTACATTCAGACTAGTTATTGTGATGGGATTTTCTGTTTTAAGGATTTTAATGGTCGGATTGCTCTTTGCGACCCGAGGGCCAACACCGTGAAACTCCTTCCCCCGATCCTTCCCGCTCCCCCCTCGTCTCAAATCGTAGTTTATAATTGTGGTTTTGGTTATGATTTTTCATCTGATGACTACAAGGTCATTAGAATCTATGATGTTGTTAAGTACGACATTAAAGATTTTGATAGATATCTTGGTGCCACTGAAAAATGTGAGGTGTTTTCGTTCAAATCTAAATCTTGGAAAGAAATTGAGTACGAAGGATGTTCGTTTATTTGCAACCATGGTGGTTATGCCCTTGTGGGTTGTAGTTATCATTGGTTAGCTATTGATTTCATTCTAGCGTTTGATTTCAGTGAAGAAAAATTTTCTCACATCCCCTTACCATTatcttttaaagaaaaatctTTTAATGGAAATACTCCAGCTTGTCACGTTGTCGTCACTCCAAACTCTCGTTTAGGTGTCATTTTCTATAGCAAAGTTGGAGTGTCCAAGACTTTTCAGGTTTGGGAATATGGAATAAATGCAGAATGGTCTCAATTATACAATGATGCCCGTCTTGATAATGTTCACAGACCTTTGAACTTGACTGGTTCATTGATGTATGTTTCACGATTTACTGCTGAAAAGGGCTTCCTTCAACTACTAGTCTATGACTGGGTTGAGGGAACATTGAATGAACTGGATATTTATGATCATGAATATGTGATGGGGATTTGTACTACTATGCCATCCTCAAATCCTCCCATGTTGCAGGATTCGAAGCGGATTAAGTATGTATGAATCCTCTAGTCTTTTGCTTATTATCAAAACACTGTGTAATGACCAagttttaaatttgtttatGCAGTGGCCAAAGTGCACAAGAATGGGATGCGTGCTGGAGTAGAGAACTGAGGAAAGCTATGAAGGAAGGTTGATAATATCATCAAAAATTCATTATGTAATCTCTTGGCTTCTGGTGatttattcacttttttttaGGGATGATGTAAGAGATTTGGTAATATATTTCTGGAAGATTTTGAACTGTATTGGTTGATTgaattttctcttttctctttgTAGTGTGACTTGAAATTTCCTTTCAAATTCGATTTACATTGTTCATGCTTTGCTGATTCAATGTGTAGTGTATTAGATGAGCTGCGTTAAGTTGATATAGCAGCAATTCAGCTGTTTTATAGATTAGATTGAAGTTGAAATGTGGCGTGGATTGAGATTGGGCATGTCGTAGTTTAATTCGATTGGTATACAATGTTATTAAAACTTttattattatatgtatattttttaattcgTAAAATTTGttccatataaataaaataaagaatttgaATCGGACTAATTTGCCTCACACCACATTGTCTTGGGAGAGGGCTAATTTTGTGTGGAGAATTTATTTAGACATTTAGTTGTAATTTTGACCGTTTTAAGAATTTGATCGCAATGAGAAGGTAAAAATACTTTCTTCGTTCCATTCTTTTATCTCCCAATTTCTTTCATATAAAAACTAAGAAAAAtgtgtaaattaattaaaagaggTGAGATCGACACCTTGTGAATAATTAAACTCCCTAGGGATGTAAATGAAGCAAATAATTTTGATTTGGTTCGGTATTCGATTCGAATTTTTGATAttcaaatatcaaattttatgatTCGAATGcgaatacaaatattttttttgattcGTTTAGTTATCAAATACTATTCGAGAATcacgatattcgattcgattcggtattcgaaaatattctatatatatataatattaaaatataaataataaatttgatataaagtaaaggggttttggcaaataaaatcacgaactattttgaatttgcaattttaacgtgacttttgaagtgtggcaaattaaatcaccaccttttcaatttttgcaatttcatccccccaatttttttcgatAGCCAAATTGTTGAATTGgagtttacgtggattagttcgtcatataatattcatgttacaacgttgttttctataaaattgatGAATATTGAAAATCATAGTGCAAACATAGGATACAATCTCTTTATAATTTGGAGAAATATTCAATTGAAATTGTGAAAAATGACGTCATTTAAGCTccacgtaagctccaattcaacagtgccgtctttactaatccacgtaagctccaattcaacactCTAGCGAccgaaaaaaaattggggggacgtaattgcaaaaattaaaaagttggtgatttaattcgccacacttcaaaagtcgcgttaaaattacaaactcgaaatagttcgtgattttatttgccaaaacccctaaagtaaaataaataataaataatatttatttaaataaacgtgaataacactaataataatcataacttTAGAAGAATTTGTTTCCTAATATAATTCATACGAAAGATAGTATGTGATATTGAATGTTTCTTTATCTGCCTAATTTGTATGTAAAGTTTTGAGGCTTTTTAAGATCAGTCTTAAGATATTCTTAATATTACTTAAAAATAATTCTAGCGAAACTACAACATACTTTTGTTTATTGAACGGCTATATAACAGTCTTTTAATTAATGTTTGTTTTATTCCAATGCTTATTTATATTATGCAAACTTTTGAATATATTAggcttgtattttatttttggagttGGATTTTGAAatagaagaatatatttttagtatatattattgaattttttaagtaaattttgaaatattactttagattttttttttattcaaatcatgaattgaatatattcgaattaaattaataataggaaTTTTTCGAACCGAATATTCGATTGATATTGTGTAACACACATTTGTAAAAAAAGACAAACGAATATTCGATTCGGTTCGAGTATTCGCGAATAGTatacgaatcgaatacgaaTAACAAAATATGACTCAAAAGGTATtcgaatattaattatttttacgaaTATGAATTGAATCcaatgatattcgattcgatttgaTTCGTTTACATCCCTAGTCTTGACCTCATTTCAAACGTTTACCCAAATCATTTGGGAGTTTGcatttgaaaattcaaatttcaattaACAAACTAATTAATGTTTCATGTTTCAAAACTTTTTAGCTGTCAGTATAACTTTGTTTCCATTTCTATAGAAGCATTTTGCGTTAGAATTGAaacatttataaataaataaataaaaattatgaaaagtcACTAAAAACACGAGTTGCATTTCATATTTAAGAATTATAGAATTTATATTcctcaaaagaaaaagaaaaaaaactataGAATTTAAACTCAATAAGACTAGAATGTTTTCGGTGATGCATCGGGAAACtaatttgttgaattattttactTATTGAAAATACACGTAGGATTTCATATGTCAACTTAACATTTGTTATATCTGTCTGCTGTCAGGTATATAATTTtgttattgaaaaaaaaaacttgaaaatTGGGATTAAAAAAACCCAATAATATATTTCTGGAAGATACTACATATTAAAGCCCaaacaattatattttttttatttatttcagctCAAATTCTTTCTTGGAGTCCATTACTTGAGCCCAAAGTAAAATTCATAGAAACCCTAATTCACCTTTCCTTGTTGACAATTATGAGTTATGGAAAGATTTATTTGATTGATGCTCCTTTCCAAAATGAAAGCCTTAACCTTTAGTAGAAACTAGTATTGTaccccgtgcgatgcacggcttagaaatgtatttctattatccATAAAAAAatgtactcgatggtgtacacgatggtgtcatcgagtactcgatggtgccatcgagtacaccatcgagtacaaaaaagtcaaagggtgttatagtcttttaaacttaaaatggctatataacttatctattataaactagggctataaaacttatgtttttatgaaagagGGCTATAATAAGATTTCCCTCAAAAAATGTTCTAGTAAGAGACAACACgagtttaaataaaaatgattattatattatgagtggAAAAATGATgccacttaaaaaatactaatgttttataatgataattaattgtattgcgAGTAAAAAAATATGACTCATCATGTGATAAATAgttttcaaaattgaaaatgaacTAATTTTGAGAACATTCCagaatggcaaaaaaaaaaaaactactttTTCGTAGAcggagaaaatataaaaatttgtaaatatgaataattaataCACAAAGTTAaagataaatgaataaataaataaataatgaatctgagaaaattataataaatataaaagacatatatactatatatatatatatatatatatatataaagtaataAAACAATAACATATTATTGATCAACTATTAACAAAGAGAAAATTcataaaatactattattaaaattactcaattagtaatttttttctcatttagcTATCTCGTTGGATTCCGATGTGGTGACATAGAATAAATATgctcatataaaaaaaatagaaacggCGTTGTATTGTTGGATGAAAGTGATGTTGTTTATGCAACAAACAATAAAAAGCTAACCCTAAACTTCTcgttctctctcctctctcattctctcgCTTTCTCTCTTGTTGTTTTCTCTCTCCACTTTATCCCCTATCTTTTTCTCGTCAGCTTTAAGCCTCTTACTTTCTTTTATCAACTTCAAGGCCTGATTCTTAATTTATGCctcaatttatttacatgttAATTATAAAACGTAAACAATGTCATTTTAATATGCCCAAATTAACGTCATTTAAGTAATCAGTGAATTTGAATACATAGGGTTTTATGCAATCACTTAACACTAAGTTTGATCGAAAAACACGAGATagcaaattattttaaaaaaataattaagtaattttaaagtttatttgtaaaatgagaatttgttgaaagttatattttagtattcattttctattttgggcaaatagcgtcaaaattcCGATAGTTTTGCCCGTTTCACATTTTACCCATGACCTAAAAATTTCTCGTTAAAATCCATGACCGTTGATCCGATTCTTAATTTTCCCTTAATGATGTTTTCTGACCATTAATTACATGACGTGTCACCTATGTGGCAGAGCTTTTGCTGAGTCATTAAATGAAGCCCAAAATGGCGCTTTAAaactcacataaaatgtgggacacttattccactcacaaaacactcaactactttattaaaacctgtgtGATTTTCAACTGGATACTAAAAgccgggacagagggagtaatatttaaacatatgttatgttttctttttttctctttgcGTCAACACTCACTCTCTTTAAATCTTTACAAAACCAACAATATCtcaacctctccctatataatTCATTCTTatcttctcaattttttttgttgaaacTCACTGATCCACTATCACTATCGCCAACTCGGACTCATTTTTCCCTTATTCAAATATCATCAAGAACTCGTATGAAATTCGAATAATGATgagttttataaaaaaaaatcgtccCTATGAGATTCTAACCCAAGACCTAATTCatttaaaaaagtaaaaaatcaaTCGCGTCGATCTCATAATCTAAGAAATGACATGATtcctaattttatattttaaaatgaatttttacTTTAGCCTTACCAATAcacaattatatataaaaggtactccaataaattaataattcaataCTTCAAATAGTTTTTATATACATTTAAAATAACACCAATACATGTAAATCTCTATTATGGGCAACGATTTAATCAAAATAGCATAACTATTGATacgtatatataatatatgtatcAATACACATGGATATATAAAGCTATGTAATTTAATAAAACAAAGttaaaatgataataaaaatGCGACATtaaattacacacacacacacacacacacacacacacatatatatatatatatatatatatatatatatatatatagggtggagttctatggagaccacctACTTAGATGGAGAATAGAGACCACATCATGTCCGTTGGATGAATCTAAATCAAGAGACCATAAAATTccatgatattaaattaattttgtatgTTTATGAAATCCCGTGAAATGCTCCATTCCTTTTCTGATGTGATACCATTCGTCAATGAACGTAATAgttgaacattagtatgttcattttttttcctacgaacatatcaCTGTTCATTTGTGTTTCTACGCATATATcatcgaacattagtatgttcattcatttttctacgaacatagcaacgaacattagtacgttcattagtattttctatgtgaacattagtatgttcgtttgtttttctacgaacattatcatgtttattagtattttctacgaacgtgtgggagagagagagagagtttggaGAGAGGGACGGATCAATGAGGGAGAAATTtgatcataaataaaagatttgattagttgtaattagggaaataaataaatatgaaaaaattacaataattaatggacgaatgatcaccgttagattaagtaagatcgacgcacaagatttgatcttcattctctatataagaagtggtctccatagaactccatcatatatatataaggaaaagttctattgagaaagacaaatatttaaagaagtgagaaacaatctcatccattgatcaTGATCCATAAAACGGTCcagaattaagaaattataattattCTTGAACTATTTTTTACTCTATAATTTTATGcagtataattatatattattatatagtcaAAATACAGGTTGAATTTTAAAGTAGAAATTACAATTAATTTGAATACTGATTTACCCAATAATTTTTTCACACAACTATGTAAAAATTACTCATTTACATTACATTTTTCATACATTGTAATTTGTTATATATCAAACTAaagatttaattttgaaatagaaattacaattaatttaatattaatttaatgcgataaaaaaattatatagaaaTTAGCTATCATAGGTCAAATTAACTATAATAACTAAGCAATAATTAactattaatttatgtaatgaTCCTATATTTATAGACTTAGATGATCAACAAATTAGCTTTAAAATTGGGctccaaaattcaaatttgaatttagACTCCAAAAAATGGAGCCAAAACAGAAAACCTTTACATAATCTAATAGATAAAACTCCTTTTACTCATTGGAGAAAAGAGTGCCGCAATTGGCGGGAAACAAATTCCTCCAAAAATCTCTGCTTCAATATTGTTATAGTTTCTCTAATTTACGTATGTATTATTGCCCAGTTTATTTGAAATAATGTCATTGGtgctaataaaaataatgaaaatcgtgtatgttttatacaCATATTGTTTCATAATATCATAGCTTAAAAGAAAACACCAATAtgaaagattaaaaaaaaaaaacaataactcGTGAATTATTTTGTTAAAGTTTTCTACTCAAACATGTAATACAAAATGTCTCCTATCATTCAAACatatgtaataaaaaataactaagtaaataatttgaaagTCTCCCATCCAAATgtgtaataaaaaatatattggtAAAGTTTgactaaaaaattataatttggaGCAATGgactaattttcataatttgaaAAAACGAAGTACTATTCATGCAGCTTATTTAATTAGGAaaaaattacttaatttttttctttgaaaaaaatAGAATCTGTccttttaaattaataaatagtcaagttttttaattttaaaaatcttataatACTATTCATGCAGCCTATTTAATTAGGAATTTTTAAGTTGTACTTTTATGAATTAGATcatgtttatttttaattgtatagataaaatatatcaatcaattaattattattgtttgTAAGTGAAGATGAATCATTGAATTTTCATTACTACTTTCCCAAAAAATTACTAATAAATTAGGTGCATGCATcttcaataataaaattgaaactgTACAGTTTATTGTCATTCATAGTCCATGATTTAAAAGAATactcatttttcaattttacctATATCCAGCTCTGTATTAGAGTAATCTAGACAAAATGTATATTTCCCCCAACACTATTCTTTTAGTTAGGAAAATCTAACCAACCTCATAATATTTTGTTTTGTCTTAACAATATTTTGATCCCACTATACTTGAGGCTTGGAGCTATTGAATTTGGAgaactcaaaaaaatatatgccAATTCTGGCCcgtaaacttttttttttgaagtccCAAAAAgcccaactaaaataaaaaaaaacaaacataaaatccAAACAACTAAAACCTAGATCTAGCGCCGTTTCTTTGTTCTCACTCTCgtctcctccctctctctcgcaACGCACGCTCTCGGTCTCTTTCACTTTCTTTCTCGTTTTCGGCCTCTCAGTGCAGCCGCCGTCGCCGGCTCCCGCGTCTCCCAGTCTCCCTCATCTCCTCATCTTTCGATGCACCGCCGCCGGCTTGCCCAACCCCCTCGTCTCTCAGTCTCCCTCACCGCCGACTCGCCCTGCGTTCGCAGCAGTAGCCTCTGTCCAACATGTAATAATATAAAGCCAAAAACATAATATATTCTGTAAATATTCCAACAGGTAATAATATAAAGCCAAAAAcataatactccttccgtccgccaaaagtattccactttggggcacggagtttaataaaatgtgtgatgatgttgatgtagtggagaaagggtcctaccactttatgagatgtgtggttgagattgaatttggggtgggtttttttgtaagatgtgtggttgagattgaatttggggtgggtttttttgtaaataaagagtgtttgtaaggataaaatataaaggtggatggtgggaccatgacttaaaaaggaaagtggaatactttttgcggacgccaaatatagtaattgtgaaatacttttggcggacggagggggTATATTTTTTACTTGAGAGCAACATTTTGAATCTATGCTCTTTTAAAGCAATTTCCACTCTGACAACTAACAGTATGGATTTAATTATGAAGAAAACAACAGATGctatcaaaaagaaaaagtaagaaaaaaaaatcggaaAAACAGAGAGAATTATTACAAATGTAAAATTGCAGAAAGGAAAGTTGAGAAATTAATAGCTAAGGAGCTgctatttatagattgtaaAAACAATTGGcagattcaaattcaaatttaggCTTCATAAATTCGAGCCAAAACTGCTTCAATGCGATTACCCAACGGACAAACTCGAGCAATATCCATTGGGCTAAAGAATGTGACATTCGGCGGGAAACTGCTCCCCAAAAATCTATGCTttaatattagtatagatagatagatagatagctGCTCTTGATCCCTTATTCCTCACAAACACCGAGCTTCTGCTCTCTTTTAGGTGAGGTAAACCTCCATCTCCCTTATTTCTTCTCCTCTCTTTTTGCTCCCATTCTGTGTTTTTCTCATCAGTccttttcttctcttttatATGCCGTTTTCCATTCACTTATTCGATTTCTGCTTTATTTGAAAAGACAGTACATGAATTTTATAGTTTCTGAAAGATCTAGGTTTCCCGAATTGAAGTTTCTCATCTCttcatttgaaaataaaatcaatattCTCTTTTCTTCAATTACACACAAGTTATGTTTCTAGAATTGTTAGttttacaaattttaaatgtttttaGTTTCTGAAAGATCTAGGTTTGCGAATTGAAGTTCTTCTCTAGATTTTGAGAAAATTAGTTTATCTCTCcgttgtttattttttttggaaatatACTTTTCAGATGTTTAAACATAGTTaggattattaattaattaagtatagATCTGTATTCCCcctcaaagaaataaaaataaaaaaaataaattatagatcTGCACTTACTAAAAGATttagcaatttttttatttatttttattccagttcgttttattttatttaaattgttttcCTCGGAGAAAGAAGCATAATTTGGAAGCTTTCTCATGACAGCTAAACCAAGAAACATGAAAGAACGAACaatattgattttattttttatgaacctACCATTTGAATATTCTGATTATAAATATTTGTGCTATTGCAGGTTCGAAACACGTATAAAAAAATGGAGGAGTGCCAACTTTC
This window encodes:
- the LOC131005943 gene encoding putative F-box protein At3g10430, whose product is MEMEECQVSVTRFSGTPNGSQYLKAIRLNGDEVYDFFIDMSFMGELEYENYIQTSYCDGIFCFKDFNGRIALCDPRANTVKLLPPILPAPPSSQIVVYNCGFGYDFSSDDYKVIRIYDVVKYDIKDFDRYLGATEKCEVFSFKSKSWKEIEYEGCSFICNHGGYALVGCSYHWLAIDFILAFDFSEEKFSHIPLPLSFKEKSFNGNTPACHVVVTPNSRLGVIFYSKVGVSKTFQVWEYGINAEWSQLYNDARLDNVHRPLNLTGSLMYVSRFTAEKGFLQLLVYDWVEGTLNELDIYDHEYVMGICTTMPSSNPPMLQDSKRINGQSAQEWDACWSRELRKAMKEG